In Sceloporus undulatus isolate JIND9_A2432 ecotype Alabama chromosome 7, SceUnd_v1.1, whole genome shotgun sequence, one DNA window encodes the following:
- the TMPRSS9 gene encoding transmembrane protease serine 9: MEESPTEAGAEGGSGLEGRIMEPSAEAVKLRLEGEKVVPKEGCRGGACAWVAAVTVLVSAAMAGCGGILMASLAKQEFLFEHLAELHGIPYQSSLQCPSSDFHRTLTPVLERLFKGSFQNSSLGGSCSRCTILQYRKGNGTIILVRFRLWFSTGPLSPSLEEEALRQGLVMSLSDKGITLPTYGTLSSASLAGTQGPHLDLGGGRCPGKAFVCRSGQCVLTANAECNDWKDCADGSDEEACDCGGRPAMQAAHRIVGGSEALRGEFPWQVSLRENDEHFCGATILAPTWLVSAAHCFNEFQDPGTWTAHGGTVWLSGSEGGMVKAGVGRILRHPSYNTETADFDVALLELLGPLAFSRFIQPVCLPAATHIFPAGKKCFISGWGYLREDFLVKPEHLQKATVELLDQTLCASLYSNALTDRMLCAGYLEGKVDSCQGDSGGPLVCEEPSGRFFLAGIVSWGIGCAEAKRPGVYTRVTKVRDWILDTMAAFQPSAPATFHPPATSARDPQPATNSASTSRPAATAPQAPHECGRRPGFSKPPKIVGGLDALRGEIPWQASLKEGLRHFCGATIIAQRWLLSAAHCFNHTKAEYVTAFVGTTLLSAAESGSVKVSIKRVVLHPAYNPALLDFDVALLELNRPLPFGKLIQPICLPLAVHKFPVGRKCLISGWGSIREGNASRPETLQRASVGIIDQKTCNVLYNFSLTEQMMCAGFLEGKVDSCQGDSGGPLACEETPGVFYLAGLVSWGAGCAQAKKPGIYARITRFKDWILETIWPSYPTLPAPSTPRSRPTTSTTAVSATIPSSLPLAAQRTTRPHPGTSAKPSPVGTPKATPLPDCGWTPLMAFGKIVGGSGASRGEWPWQASLWLRQKEHKCGAVLVAERWLLSAAHCFDVYSDPKLWAAVLGTPFLSSLDGRVEKVSQIHRHPFYNAYTLDYDLALLELSAPLHYSGAIKPICLPDSTHHFGQGARCFITGWGSTKEGGLMSRQLQKAAVQVIGEQDCRRFYPIQISSRMLCAGFPQGTVDSCSGDAGGPLACREPSGRWFLAGITSWGYGCARPFFPGVYTKVTMVRGWIGQNLKA; encoded by the exons ATGGAGGAGAGCCCCACAGAGGCTGGCGCAGAAGGAGGGTCAG gCCTGGAAGGGAGAATTATGGAGCCATCAGCAGAAGCAGTCAAACTGAGGCTGGAGGGGGAGAAGGTGGTGCCCAAAGAGGGATGCCGCGGTGGTGCCTGTGCCTGGGTGGCAGCAGTGACAGTCCTGGTGAGCGCTGCCATGGCAGGATGTGGCGGAATCCTCATGG CTTCCTTGGCCAAGCAGGAGTTCCTCTTTGAGCACCTGGCAGAGCTGCATGGAATCCCCTACCAGAGCAGCCTCCAGTGCCCCAGTTCGGACTTCCACCGCACATTGACCCCAGTCCTGGAGAGACTG TTTAAAGGAAGCTTCCAGAACTCTTCCCTGGGTGGCAGCTGCTCCCGGTGCACCATCTTGCAGTATAG GAAGGGCAATGGCACCATCATCCTCGTCCGCTTCCGCCTTTGGTTCTCCACTGGTCCCCTCAGCcccagcctggaggaggaggCACTGAGACAGGGGCTGGTGATGTCCCTGAGTGACAAGGGGATCACGCTGCCCACCTACGGGACCCTCTCTTCAGCCTCCCTTGCAGGTACCCAGGGACCCCACCTCGACCTTGGGGGCG GAAGATGCCCTGGGAAGGCCTTTGTCTGCCGCAGCGGCCAGTGCGTCCTGACGGCAAATGCAGAATGCAATGACTGGAAGGACTGTGCCGATGGCTCCGATGAGGAAGCGTGTG ACTGTGGGGGGCGTCCCGCCATGCAAGCCGCCCACCGGATCGTCGGGGGGTCCGAGGCCTTGCGGGGGGAGTTCCCCTGGCAGGTCAGCCTGAGGGAGAACGACGAACACTTCTGCGGGGCCACCATCCTGGCACCTACATGGCTGGTCTCTGCTGCTCACTGCTTCAATGA GTTTCAGGATCCTGGCACCTGGACGGCACACGGAGGCACCGTATGGCTGAGCGGCAGTGAAGGGGGCATGGTGAAGGCTGGGGTGGGCCGCATCTTGCGGCACCCCTCCTACAATACCGAGACGGCCGACTTTGATGTGGCCCTCCTGGAGCTCTTGGGGCCTCTGGCCTTCTCCAGATTCATCCAGCCAGTCTGCCTCCCGGCTGCCACCCACATCTTCCCCGCCGGCAAGAAGTGCTTCATCTCTGGCTGGGGCTACCTCAGGGAGGACTTCT TGGTGAAGCCAGAGCACTTGCAGAAGGCGACGGTGGAGCTGCTGGACCAGACGCTGTGCGCCAGCCTCTACAGTAACGCCCTGACTGACCGGATGCTCTGCGCAGGCTACCTGGAGGGCAAGGTGGATTCCTGCCAG gGGGACTCTGGTGGCCCCCTTGTCTGCGAAGAGCCTTCTGGACGGTTCTTCCTGGCTGGCATCGTCAGCTGGGGGATTGGCTGCGCAGAGGCCAAGCGCCCAGGAGTTTACACGCGAGTCACTAAGGTCAGGGACTGGATCCTCGACACCATGGCTGCCTTCCAACCCTCTGCACCTGCCACATTCCACCCTCCTGCCACCTCCGCCCGGGACCCTCAGCCAGCCACCAACTCTGCCTCCACCAGCAGGCCGGCAGCCACGGCCCCCCAAGCCCCCCATG AGTGCGGCCGGCGGCCTGGCTTCTCTAAGCCCCCCAAGATCGTGGGTGGTCTGGATGCTCTGCGGGGGGAGATTCCCTGGCAGGCCAGCCTGAAGGAGGGGCTGCGGCACTTCTGTGGGGCCACCATCATTGCCCAGCGCTGGCTCCTCTCAGCTGCCCACTGCTTCAACCA CACCAAGGCAGAGTATGTAACGGCCTTTGTGGGCACCACCTTACTGTCGGCGGCAGAGAGTGGCTCTGTGAAGGTGAGCATCAAGCGGGTGGTGCTGCACCCCGCCTACAACCCGGCTCTGCTGGACTTCGATGTGGCCCTCCTGGAGCTGAACCGGCCCCTGCCCTTTGGGAAGCTGATCCAGCCCATCTGCCTCCCGCTGGCTGTCCACAAGTTCCCCGTTGGCAGGAAGTGCCTCATCTCTGGCTGGGGCAGCATCCGAGAAGGCAACG CCTCCAGGCCTGAGACTCTGCAACGGGCATCTGTCGGGATCATTGACCAGAAGACCTGCAACGTGCTCTACAACTTCTCCCTCACGGAGCAGATGATGTGTGCTGGATTCCTGGAGGGAAAGGTGGACTCCTGCCAG gGTGACTCAGGGGGGCCCTTGGCCTGTGAGGAGACCCCAGGCGTGTTCTACCTGGCAGGGCTTGTCAGCTGGGGGGCTGGCTGCGCACAGGCCAAAAAGCCTGGCATTTACGCTCGGATCACCAGGTTCAAGGATTGGATTCTAGAGACCATCTGGCCCTCCTATCCCACCCTCCCAGCCCCCTCCACCCCCAGAAGCCggcccaccaccagcaccacagcTGTCTCTGCAACGATCCCCTCCAGCCTCCCATTGGCTGCCCAAAGGACCACCCGGCCACACCCTGGCACCAGTGCCAAGCCCAGCCCCGTTGGCACCCCGAAAGCCACCCCACTCCCAG ATTGTGGCTGGACTCCACTCATGGCCTTTGGCAAGATCGTAGGGGGCAGTGGAGCGTCCCGTGGGGAGTGGCCCTGGCAGGCCAGCCTCTGGCTGCGGCAGAAGGAGCACAAGTGTGGGGCAGTCCTGGTGGCAGAGCGGTGGCTGCTCTCGGCCGCCCACTGCTTTGATGT GTACAGTGACCCCAAGCTGTGGGCAGCTGTCTTGGGGACGCCCTTCCTGAGCAGTCTGGATGGGAGGGTGGAGAAGGTGTCCCAGATCCATCGGCACCCCTTCTACAATGCCTACACGCTGGACTATGACCTGGCCCTGCTGGAGCTGTCTGCCCCCCTGCACTACTCCGGGGCCATCAAGCCCATCTGCCTCCCGGATAGCACCCACCACTTTGGGCAGGGCGCCCGCTGCTTCATCACCGGTTGGGGCTCCACCAAGGAAGGAG GGCTGATGTCGAGACAGCTGCAGAAGGCAGCCGTCCAGGTCATTGGGGAGCAGGACTGCCGAAGGTTTTACCCCATCCAGATCAGCAGCCGGATGCTCTGCGCAGGATTCCCGCAGGGGACAGTCGACAGCTGCTCC GGGGATGCTGGAGGCCCGTTGGCCTGCAGGGAGCCCTCTGGACGCTGGTTCCTGGCTGGCATCACCAGCTGGGGCTACGGCTGCGCCCGGCCCTTCTTCCCGGGGGTCTACACCAAGGTGACCATGGTGCGGGGCTGGATTGGGCAGAACCTGAAGGCGTGA
- the TIMM13 gene encoding mitochondrial import inner membrane translocase subunit Tim13 yields the protein MASGGEFGASSGRVDAGALMEQVKVQIAVANAQELLQRMTDKCFRKCIGKPGSSLDNSEQKCIAMCMDRYMDAWNTVSRAYNSRLQRERASM from the exons ATGGCGTCCGGCGGGGAGTTCGGGGCGTCGTCGGGGCGAGTGGACGCGGGGGCGCTGATGGAGCAGGTCAAGGTCCAGATCGCGGTGGCCAACGCCCAGGAGCTGCTGCAG CGGATGACCGACAAGTGCTTCCGGAAGTGCATCGGGAAGCCCGGGAGCTCCCTCGACAACTCCGAGCAG AAGTGCATCGCGATGTGCATGGACCGCTACATGGACGCCTGGAACACCGTCTCGCGGGCCTACAACTCCCGGCTGCAGAGGGAGAGGGCCTCCATGTGA